In the Arachis ipaensis cultivar K30076 chromosome B10, Araip1.1, whole genome shotgun sequence genome, one interval contains:
- the LOC107623310 gene encoding probable sodium-coupled neutral amino acid transporter 6 codes for MSPAAGVNVPLLPESTGSSTQPASVSGAVFNVATTIVGAGIMSIPAILKVLGVIPAFAMIAVIAVLAEVSVEFLLRFTHSGKTTTYAGVMREAFGTFGALAVQVCVIVTNIGALILYLIIIGDVLSGKGNEGGEVHLGLLQQWFGIHWWNSREFALFITLVFVMLPLVLYKRVESLKYSSAVSTFLAVVFVAICSGMAVVAVLQGKTQTPRLFPRLDYQTSFFDLFTAVPVVVTAFTFHFNVHPIGFELAKASHMTKAVRLALMLCAVIYFAIGLFGYLLFGDSTQSDILINFDQNAGSAVGSLLNGVVRISYALHIMLVFPLLNFSLRANIDELLFPKKPMLANDNKRFVILTLVLLVVSYLAAIAIPDIWYFFQFLGSTTALCLAFVFPGAIVLRDAYEVSTRRDKIIALVMIILAVVTSVMAISTNVYNALSSKS; via the exons ATGTCGCCGGCGGCGGGTGTCAACGTCCCCCTCCTGCCGGAATCCACTGGATCCTCTACTCAACCGGCGTCAGTCTCTGGCGCCGTCTTCAACGTGGCGACGACCATCGTCGGAGCAGGAATCATGTCGATCCCGGCGATCCTAAAGGTCCTCGGCGTTATACCTGCGTTCGCCATGATTGCAGTGATCGCAGTTCTCGCTGAAGTGTCAGTTGAGTTTCTGTTGAGGTTCACGCACTCCGGCAAAACGACGACGTACGCCGGCGTCATGAGAGAAGCGTTCGGAACCTTCGGAGCACTTGCCGTACAAGTTTGTGTCATCGTCACAAACATTGGAGCCTTGATTCTATACCTAATTATTATTG GGGATGTGCTATCTGGAAAGGGAAATGAAGGTGGAGAAGTGCACTTGGGCCTTCTGCAGCAGTGGTTTGGGATTCATTGGTGGAATTCCAGGGAATTTGCTTTGTTCATAACCTTGGTCTTTGTTATGCTTCCATTGGTCTTGTACAAACGTGTAG AATCCTTGAAGTACAGTTCAGCAGTGTCAACTTTTCTGGCAGTGGTGTTTGTTGCAATATGTTCTGGGATGGCAGTTGTTGCAGTCTTGCAAGGAAAAACACAAACCCCAAGATTGTTTCCTCGCTTAGATTACCAAACATCCTTCTTTGATCTCTTCACGGCAGTTCCAGTTGTAGTTACGGCCTTCACATTTCATTTCAATG TGCATCCAATTGGGTTTGAGCTTGCCAAGGCATCCCACATGACCAAAGCGGTTCGACTAGCCTTGATGCTCTGTGCTGTCATATACTTTGCAATCGGTCTATTCGGGTACCTCTTATTCGGAGACTCGACACAATCGGACATTCTGATCAATTTCGATCAGAATGCTGGTTCTGCAGTTGGTTCCTTGCTCAATGGTGTGGTCCGCATAAGCTATGCATTACACATCATGCTGGTGTTTCCTCTTTTGAACTTCTCCCTGAGAGCCAACATAGATGAACTCCTCTTCCCCAAGAAGCCTATGCTTGCCAATGACAACAAAAGATTTGTGATCCTTACTCTGGTGCTTCTAGTCGTCAGCTACCTTGCTGCCATAGCTATTCCGGATATTTGGTACTTCTTTCAGTTTCTGGGATCCACAACTGCGTTGTGCCTTGCCTTTGTTTTCCCAGGAGCTATTGTTTTAAG
- the LOC107620389 gene encoding uncharacterized protein LOC107620389 — MIISSWNIRGLGGAGKFSMIKNFKIKFHLDMLGLIETKKELVTKFDVMRIWGRDGAGWEYVNSVGASGGLLLIWDETVFKLNSCYKGDIWMCVEGVVIKDQFQCAVCLVYGPHVRAEKIVVWEELSYIAGLCQVLVCFLGDFNEIMHLEERKEATTLSTSAEDFRAWVNDMELVDMPLNDRRYTWFRGSSCSRIDRSLVTLGWLEMYPGTRLRGVQEVYQIIAH; from the coding sequence ATGATTATAAGCTCCTGGAACATTAGAGGTTTAGGTGGTGCTGGAAAATTCAGTATGAtaaagaattttaaaattaagtttcaTTTGGATATGTTGGGGTTGATAGAGACAAAAAAGGAGCTGGTAACTAAGTTTGACGTTATGCGTATTTGGGGTAGAGATGGAGCTGGGTGGGAGTATGTAAATTCAGTTGGGGCTTCCGGAGGATTGTTGCTCATATGGGACGAAACAGTGTTCAAATTGAATAGTTGCTATAAAGGAGATATATGGATGTGTGTAGAAGGGGTTGTGATAAAAGATCAATTTCAGTGTGCAGTTTGTCTGGTGTATGGACCACATGTGAGAGCTGAGAAGATAGTAGTCTGGGAAGAATTGAGTTATATTGCAGGGTTGTGCCAGGTTCTGGTTTGTTTTCTGGGTGACTTTAATGAAATTATGCATttggaagaaaggaaagaagctACTACATTATCAACGTCCGCGGAGGATTTTAGAGCTTGGGTAAATGATATGGAGCTGGTTGACATGCCGTTAAATGATCGAAGGTATACATGGTTTAGGGGGAGTTCCTGTAGTCGAATTGATAGGAGCCTCGTCACCTTGGGATGGCTAGAGATGTATCCAGGGACGAGACTAAGGGGGGTCCAAGAGGTTTATCAGATCATTGCCCATTGA